A genomic region of Raphanus sativus cultivar WK10039 chromosome 6, ASM80110v3, whole genome shotgun sequence contains the following coding sequences:
- the LOC108812268 gene encoding E2F transcription factor-like E2FE isoform X1 has product MSDLPPENPKTTLSSPSSMPESSSSLHHSYSRKQKSLGLLCTNFLALYNRHGIETIGLDDAASKLGVERRRIYDIVNVLESVGVLIKRAKNQYTWRGFSAIPAALKELQEEGGAKDTFHRFYTNENVKVSDDEDDEEESCSQPHSSSQTDTSKPGSLPQSSDSSKIDNRREKSLGLLTQNFIKLFVCSQARIISLDEAAKSLLGDAHSTSIMRTKVRRLYDIANVLSSMNLIEKTHTLDSRKPAFKWLGYNGEPTSTLSCDLMHDESKKRVFGTDITNVTVKRSRTHENATEGRMKMKQHAIADSSYNQSSDDAHESRGYEFGPFAPATGGTYPTAHLEDNSKRAFDVENLVSDYRPSYQNRVLKDLFAHYMDAWKSWYSEVTQKNPLPDTSQPR; this is encoded by the exons ATGTCAGATCTGCCGCCGGAAAACCCCAAAACGACGCTCTCTTCACCGTCATCCATGCCGgaatcttcttcctctctgcaCCATTCCTACAGCCGGAAGCAGAAATCTCTGGGCCTTCTCTGCACCAA TTTCTTAGCTCTGTACAATCGTCATGGAATCGAAACCATTGGGCTCGATGACGCCGCCTCAAAATTAG GTGTCGAGAGGCGGAGGATCTATGATATTGTCAATGTTCTGGAGAGCGTTGGG gttttAATAAAAAGAGCGAAGAATCAGTATACGTGGAGAGGATTTTCTGCGATTCCAGCAGCATTGAAGGAGCTGCAG GAAGAAGGAGGTGCTAAGGACACTTTTCACCGTTTTTATACCAACGAGAATGTCAAA GTAtctgatgatgaggatgatgaggaAGAGTCTTGTTCTCAGCCTCATTCTAGTAGCCAGACTGATACCTCCAAACCTGGCTCTCTTCCCCAATCTTCTGATTCCTCAAAGATAG ATAACCGACGAGAGAAATCTTTAGGACTACTTACTCAGAACTTTATCAAGCTCTTTGTTTGCTCTCAA GCTAGGATCATCTCCCTTGACGAGGCGGCAAAATCACTGCTTGGAGATGCCCACAGTACATCAATAATGAGAA CAAAAGTGAGGCGGCTTTATGATATTGCGAATGTCTTGTCATCAATGAATCTTATTGAGAAG ACTCACACCTTGGATTCTAGAAAACCAGCTTTCAAATGGTTAGGATACAACGGTGAGCCTACTTCCACACTGAGCTGCGATTTGATGCACGACGAATCAAAGAAGAGAGTTTTTGGAACTGATATCACAAACGTCACTGTCAAGAGAAGCAGAACCCATGAAAATGCTACCGAGGGGAGGATGAAGATGAAACAACACGCAATAGCAGATAGTTCTTATAATCAAAGCTCTGATGATGCCCATGAATCAAGAGGTTACGAGTTTGGTCCTTTTGCACCAGCCACTGGTGGTACATATCCAACCGCTCATTTGGAGGACAACTCCAAGAGAGCTTTTGATGTTGAGAATCTGGTTTCGGATTACCGTCCTTCTTACCAAAACCGAG TTTTGAAAGACCTCTTTGCGCATTACATGGACGCTTGGAAGTCATGGTACAGCGAAGTCACACAGAAGAATCCATTACCAGATACATCACAACCCCGTTAG
- the LOC108812268 gene encoding E2F transcription factor-like E2FE isoform X2 — translation MSDLPPENPKTTLSSPSSMPESSSSLHHSYSRKQKSLGLLCTNFLALYNRHGIETIGLDDAASKLGVERRRIYDIVNVLESVGVLIKRAKNQYTWRGFSAIPAALKELQEEGGAKDTFHRFYTNENVKVSDDEDDEEESCSQPHSSSQTDTSKPGSLPQSSDSSKIDNRREKSLGLLTQNFIKLFVCSQARIISLDEAAKSLLGDAHSTSIMRTKVRRLYDIANVLSSMNLIEKTHTLDSRKPAFKWLGYNGEPTSTLSCDLMHDESKKRVFGTDITNVTVKRSRTHENATEGRMKMKQHAIADSSYNQSSDDAHESRGYEFGPFAPATGGTYPTAHLEDNSKRAFDVENLVSDYRPSYQNRDE, via the exons ATGTCAGATCTGCCGCCGGAAAACCCCAAAACGACGCTCTCTTCACCGTCATCCATGCCGgaatcttcttcctctctgcaCCATTCCTACAGCCGGAAGCAGAAATCTCTGGGCCTTCTCTGCACCAA TTTCTTAGCTCTGTACAATCGTCATGGAATCGAAACCATTGGGCTCGATGACGCCGCCTCAAAATTAG GTGTCGAGAGGCGGAGGATCTATGATATTGTCAATGTTCTGGAGAGCGTTGGG gttttAATAAAAAGAGCGAAGAATCAGTATACGTGGAGAGGATTTTCTGCGATTCCAGCAGCATTGAAGGAGCTGCAG GAAGAAGGAGGTGCTAAGGACACTTTTCACCGTTTTTATACCAACGAGAATGTCAAA GTAtctgatgatgaggatgatgaggaAGAGTCTTGTTCTCAGCCTCATTCTAGTAGCCAGACTGATACCTCCAAACCTGGCTCTCTTCCCCAATCTTCTGATTCCTCAAAGATAG ATAACCGACGAGAGAAATCTTTAGGACTACTTACTCAGAACTTTATCAAGCTCTTTGTTTGCTCTCAA GCTAGGATCATCTCCCTTGACGAGGCGGCAAAATCACTGCTTGGAGATGCCCACAGTACATCAATAATGAGAA CAAAAGTGAGGCGGCTTTATGATATTGCGAATGTCTTGTCATCAATGAATCTTATTGAGAAG ACTCACACCTTGGATTCTAGAAAACCAGCTTTCAAATGGTTAGGATACAACGGTGAGCCTACTTCCACACTGAGCTGCGATTTGATGCACGACGAATCAAAGAAGAGAGTTTTTGGAACTGATATCACAAACGTCACTGTCAAGAGAAGCAGAACCCATGAAAATGCTACCGAGGGGAGGATGAAGATGAAACAACACGCAATAGCAGATAGTTCTTATAATCAAAGCTCTGATGATGCCCATGAATCAAGAGGTTACGAGTTTGGTCCTTTTGCACCAGCCACTGGTGGTACATATCCAACCGCTCATTTGGAGGACAACTCCAAGAGAGCTTTTGATGTTGAGAATCTGGTTTCGGATTACCGTCCTTCTTACCAAAACCGAG ATGAATAA